One genomic segment of Pseudomonas fortuita includes these proteins:
- the secD gene encoding protein translocase subunit SecD, with amino-acid sequence MLNKYPLWKYALIVLVLMVGFIYSAPNLYPDDPAVQISGASSALQVNQADLDRVSKALLDAKIAVKGASLGEKGSGLIRLTNQEDQLPAKDVVRKALGDDYVVALNLAQTTPQWLRNLGASPMKLGLDLSGGVHFLLEVDMDKAMTARMKVYEGEVKTLLRKERVRYRSLPQQDGGIMLGFADDATREQARALIRKNFNDFDLTTTERNDLAVLRLALTQAKVAEIREYSIKQNLTTVRNRVNELGVAEPLVQRQGANRIVVELPGVQDTAEAKRILGKTANLEFRFGAEPGASKATTEVFEFREGGRSAPVERGLIITGDQVTDAQASFDEHGRPQVNIRLDGHGGELMSRATRSNVGRSMAVIFIEQKPVTRYVKQTVDGVEKDVAVQSFVEEKKIISLATIQSPLGSQFRITGLNGQGESSELALLLRAGGLAAPMYFAEERTIGPSLGADNITKGIDASLWGMLFVSLFIIAIYRGFGVIATIALAGNMVLLLALMSLLGATLTLPGIAGIVLTMGMAVDANVLIFSRIREELKAGMSVQRAIHEGFNRAYTAIIDANLTSLLVGGILFAMGTGPVKGFAVTMSLGIFTSMFTAVMVTRAMVNLTCGGRDIKKLWV; translated from the coding sequence ATGCTGAACAAATACCCTCTGTGGAAATATGCACTGATCGTGCTGGTACTGATGGTCGGTTTCATTTATTCCGCTCCTAACCTCTACCCGGATGACCCGGCGGTGCAGATCAGCGGTGCCAGTTCGGCGCTGCAGGTAAACCAGGCCGACCTCGATCGCGTCAGCAAGGCACTGCTCGATGCCAAGATCGCCGTCAAGGGCGCGAGCCTGGGTGAGAAGGGCAGCGGGCTGATTCGCCTGACCAACCAGGAAGACCAGCTGCCAGCCAAGGATGTCGTGCGCAAGGCACTGGGCGATGATTATGTCGTGGCCCTGAACCTGGCCCAGACTACCCCGCAATGGCTGCGCAACCTGGGTGCGAGCCCGATGAAACTGGGCCTGGACCTGTCCGGTGGTGTGCACTTCCTGCTGGAAGTGGACATGGACAAGGCCATGACGGCCCGCATGAAAGTCTACGAAGGCGAGGTCAAGACCTTGCTGCGTAAAGAGCGCGTCCGCTACCGCAGCCTGCCCCAGCAGGATGGCGGCATCATGCTGGGCTTTGCTGACGATGCAACCCGCGAACAGGCACGTGCCCTGATCCGCAAGAATTTCAATGATTTCGACCTGACCACCACCGAGCGCAACGACCTCGCCGTGCTGCGTCTGGCGCTGACTCAGGCAAAAGTTGCCGAGATCCGCGAATACTCGATCAAGCAGAACCTCACCACCGTCCGCAACCGTGTCAACGAGCTGGGCGTGGCTGAACCCCTGGTACAGCGCCAGGGCGCCAACCGTATCGTGGTCGAGCTGCCAGGCGTGCAGGACACTGCCGAAGCCAAGCGTATCCTCGGTAAAACCGCCAACCTGGAGTTCCGCTTTGGTGCCGAACCGGGTGCGTCCAAGGCCACGACCGAAGTGTTCGAATTCCGTGAAGGCGGCCGTTCTGCCCCGGTCGAGCGCGGCCTGATCATCACCGGTGACCAGGTAACCGACGCCCAGGCCAGCTTTGACGAGCACGGCCGCCCACAAGTGAACATCCGCCTGGATGGCCACGGTGGCGAGCTGATGAGCCGTGCTACCCGTAGCAACGTTGGCCGCAGCATGGCGGTGATCTTCATCGAGCAGAAGCCGGTGACCCGCTATGTGAAGCAGACCGTCGACGGCGTCGAGAAAGACGTTGCCGTACAAAGCTTCGTGGAAGAGAAGAAGATCATCAGCCTGGCGACCATCCAGTCGCCGCTGGGCAGCCAGTTCCGCATTACTGGCCTGAATGGCCAGGGCGAATCGTCCGAGCTGGCCCTGCTGCTGCGTGCCGGTGGTCTGGCTGCGCCGATGTACTTCGCCGAAGAACGTACCATTGGCCCAAGCCTGGGTGCCGACAACATCACCAAGGGTATCGATGCTTCGCTGTGGGGCATGCTGTTCGTCTCGCTGTTCATCATCGCCATCTACCGCGGCTTTGGCGTCATTGCCACCATCGCCCTGGCGGGCAACATGGTATTGCTGCTGGCGCTGATGTCGCTGCTGGGCGCTACCCTGACGCTGCCGGGTATTGCCGGTATCGTGTTGACCATGGGTATGGCGGTGGACGCCAACGTGCTGATCTTCTCGCGTATCCGCGAAGAGCTGAAAGCCGGCATGTCGGTGCAGCGCGCCATCCACGAAGGCTTCAACCGCGCCTACACCGCGATCATCGACGCCAACCTGACCAGCCTGCTGGTCGGCGGCATCCTGTTCGCCATGGGTACCGGCCCGGTCAAAGGCTTTGCGGTTACCATGTCCCTCGGGATTTTCACCTCGATGTTCACCGCCGTCATGGTGACCCGTGCAATGGTCAACCTGACCTGCGGCGGGCGTGACATCAAGAAGCTGTGGGTTTGA
- the secF gene encoding protein translocase subunit SecF, with protein sequence MKTINFMGVRNVAFAITVLLTVLALFSWWQKGLNFGLDFTGGTLIELTYERPADLKAVRAELVDSGFHEAVVQSFGATTDLLVRMPGDDPQLGNKVAAALQKAGGDNPATLKRVEFVGPQVGEELRDQGGMGMLMALGGILIYLAFRFQWKFAVGAIVSLIHDVVVTLGILSFFQITFDLTVLAAVLAIIGYSLNDTIVVFDRVRENFRVMRKASLIENINVSTTQTLLRTIATSVSTLLAIAALLFFGGDNLFGFSLALFIGVMAGTYSSIYIANVVLIWLNLNSEDLIPPVKAEGVDERP encoded by the coding sequence ATGAAAACCATCAACTTCATGGGCGTGCGCAATGTTGCGTTCGCCATTACCGTGCTCCTCACCGTACTGGCGCTGTTCAGCTGGTGGCAGAAGGGTCTCAACTTTGGCCTGGACTTCACCGGTGGTACGCTGATCGAGCTGACTTACGAGCGCCCGGCCGACCTCAAGGCGGTGCGTGCCGAGCTGGTCGATTCCGGCTTCCACGAGGCCGTGGTGCAGAGCTTTGGCGCTACCACCGACCTGCTGGTGCGTATGCCGGGCGACGACCCGCAGCTGGGTAACAAGGTGGCCGCTGCCTTGCAGAAGGCCGGCGGCGACAACCCGGCTACCCTCAAGCGTGTCGAGTTCGTAGGCCCGCAGGTGGGTGAAGAGCTGCGCGACCAGGGCGGCATGGGCATGCTCATGGCCTTGGGCGGCATCCTTATCTACCTGGCCTTCCGCTTCCAGTGGAAGTTCGCCGTGGGTGCGATCGTTTCGCTGATCCACGACGTGGTGGTTACCCTGGGTATCCTGTCGTTCTTCCAGATTACCTTCGACCTGACGGTGCTGGCGGCGGTGCTGGCGATCATCGGCTACTCGCTGAACGACACCATCGTCGTGTTCGACCGGGTGCGTGAGAACTTCCGCGTCATGCGCAAGGCCTCGCTGATCGAGAACATCAACGTTTCGACCACCCAGACACTGCTGCGCACCATCGCCACGTCGGTTTCGACCTTGCTGGCCATTGCCGCGCTGCTGTTCTTCGGTGGCGACAACCTGTTCGGCTTCTCGCTGGCCCTGTTCATCGGTGTCATGGCCGGTACCTACTCGTCGATCTACATCGCCAACGTGGTACTGATCTGGCTGAACCTGAACAGCGAAGACCTGATCCCTCCAGTCAAGGCTGAAGGTGTGGACGAGCGCCCATAA
- a CDS encoding glycine zipper 2TM domain-containing protein: MNKSMLVGAVLGAVGVTAGGAVATYSLVNKGPEVAQVTDVQPIKQQVKTPREVCKDVAVTRQAPVKDQHQIAGTVVGALAGGLLGNQIGGGTGKKIATVAGAVGGGYAGNKVQEGMQQRDTYTTAQTRCNTVNDISEKVVGYNVTYSIGDQVGKVKMDREPGATIPLDKNGKLILSEAAQ; encoded by the coding sequence GTGAACAAATCAATGCTGGTGGGTGCGGTGCTGGGTGCTGTCGGTGTAACTGCCGGAGGTGCTGTGGCGACCTACAGCTTGGTGAACAAAGGCCCCGAAGTCGCCCAGGTGACGGACGTGCAGCCGATCAAGCAGCAGGTGAAAACCCCGCGTGAAGTGTGCAAGGACGTGGCCGTGACGCGTCAGGCGCCGGTCAAGGACCAGCACCAGATTGCCGGTACCGTGGTCGGTGCGCTGGCGGGTGGTTTGCTGGGCAATCAGATTGGCGGCGGCACCGGCAAGAAGATCGCTACCGTGGCCGGTGCGGTCGGTGGTGGTTATGCCGGTAACAAGGTTCAAGAAGGCATGCAGCAGCGTGACACCTATACCACCGCACAAACACGCTGCAACACGGTCAACGACATCAGCGAGAAGGTGGTGGGTTACAACGTGACCTACTCCATCGGTGATCAGGTAGGCAAGGTGAAGATGGACCGCGAGCCAGGGGCGACCATTCCTCTGGACAAG